The Labilithrix sp. genome contains a region encoding:
- a CDS encoding RNA 2'-phosphotransferase — protein MHISKLLALALRHEPAALGIVLDAHGWAPVDGVVAGLAARGYVLDADALEELVRASDKQRFALSPDGARIRANQGHSIAVDLDLPARAPPDVLFHGTVTRFLAAIRSEGLLRRARTHVHLSVDEATAETVARRRAGTIVLLRVHARAMHDAGHTFYLSENGVWLTEHVPPDFLAED, from the coding sequence GTGCACATCTCCAAGCTGCTCGCGCTCGCGCTGCGCCACGAGCCCGCGGCGCTCGGGATCGTGCTCGACGCGCACGGGTGGGCGCCCGTCGACGGCGTGGTCGCGGGGCTCGCCGCGCGCGGGTACGTGCTCGACGCCGACGCGCTCGAGGAGCTCGTGCGCGCGAGCGACAAGCAGCGGTTCGCGCTCTCGCCGGACGGCGCGCGCATCCGCGCGAACCAGGGCCACTCGATCGCGGTCGACCTCGACCTCCCCGCGCGCGCGCCGCCCGACGTGCTCTTCCATGGAACGGTGACCCGCTTCCTCGCGGCGATACGAAGCGAGGGCCTCCTTCGTCGCGCGCGGACGCACGTCCACCTCTCCGTCGACGAAGCGACGGCCGAGACGGTCGCGCGCCGCCGCGCCGGCACGATCGTGCTCCTCCGCGTCCACGCCCGCGCGATGCACGACGCGGGGCACACGTTCTACCTGAGCGAGAACGGCGTCTGGCTCACCGAGCACGTGCCGCCGGACTTCCTCGCGGAAGACTGA
- a CDS encoding HAD-IB family phosphatase, which yields MRTATVGEITRAIDEAAEKEPGGAIAFDGDGTLWSGDVGEDFFDAALKHGPREVTRAALVREAAEAGIEAKGSARDVAHALHAAYLGGSFSEERICEIVAWIAAGWTRAELDRFCAEAVVAWDLSARLHGEAMRVVEHARKVGIEVFLVSASPRGIVEAAAKVVGIEVANVTAVEERVSADGVVECGVLRPIPYGEGKVTNLRAKLGPTRKLYAAFGDNAFDVPLLCAAQHAVAVRPKMRLLERRSEVPGLVVLEQV from the coding sequence ATGCGGACGGCGACGGTCGGGGAGATCACGCGCGCGATCGACGAGGCGGCGGAGAAGGAGCCGGGCGGGGCGATCGCGTTCGACGGGGACGGGACGCTGTGGTCGGGCGACGTCGGGGAGGACTTCTTCGACGCCGCGCTGAAGCACGGACCGCGCGAAGTGACGCGCGCCGCGCTCGTGCGCGAGGCGGCGGAGGCGGGGATCGAGGCGAAGGGGAGCGCGCGCGACGTCGCGCATGCGCTCCACGCCGCGTACCTCGGCGGCTCGTTCTCCGAGGAGCGCATCTGCGAGATCGTCGCGTGGATCGCGGCGGGGTGGACGCGCGCGGAGCTCGATCGCTTCTGCGCCGAGGCCGTCGTCGCCTGGGACCTCTCCGCGCGGCTGCACGGGGAGGCGATGCGCGTCGTCGAGCACGCGCGGAAGGTGGGGATCGAGGTCTTCCTCGTGAGCGCGTCGCCGCGCGGGATCGTCGAGGCGGCGGCGAAGGTCGTCGGGATCGAGGTCGCGAACGTGACCGCGGTGGAGGAGCGCGTGAGCGCGGACGGCGTCGTCGAGTGCGGCGTCCTCCGGCCGATCCCGTACGGAGAAGGCAAGGTCACGAACCTCCGCGCCAAGCTCGGCCCTACGCGGAAGCTCTACGCCGCGTTCGGGGACAACGCGTTCGACGTGCCGCTGCTCTGCGCGGCGCAGCACGCGGTCGCGGTCCGCCCCAAGATGCGCTTGCTCGAGCGGCGCTCCGAAGTTCCTGGGCTTGTTGTCCTCGAGCAGGTCTGA
- a CDS encoding acyl-CoA dehydrogenase, with protein MDFDLTEEQRLVRDTARDFAAREVAPKAAEIDKSGRWPAEIVAKMAELGFLGVAIPSEYGGSGLDALTYALVMEEISAACASCGVIMSVNNSLFCDPLYKFGSDAQKKEILTPVASGKKLGCFGLTEPMSGSDAQTMVTTAEKTSDGWVLNGAKNWITNGPHADFILVFAVTDRQDTPKGPRVKHTAFVIPKGTPGYTQAPPDHKLGIHGAHSCTVFFESCKVPDTAVVGPVGEGFKVAMATLDGGRIGIASQALGIAKAALETSVRYSKERKSFGVTISNHQAIQFMLADMATELDAARLLTWRAATMKDAGTRHTMQSSEAKLYASELATRVAHKAIQIHGGYGYSTEFPVERHYRDARITEIYEGTSEIQRIVIAASLLKA; from the coding sequence ATGGATTTCGATCTGACCGAAGAGCAGCGGCTCGTCCGCGACACGGCGCGAGACTTTGCGGCCCGCGAGGTCGCCCCCAAGGCAGCCGAGATCGACAAGAGCGGCCGCTGGCCCGCCGAGATCGTCGCGAAGATGGCGGAGCTCGGCTTCCTCGGCGTCGCGATCCCTTCCGAGTACGGCGGCTCCGGCCTCGACGCGCTCACGTACGCGCTCGTGATGGAGGAGATCAGCGCGGCGTGCGCCTCGTGCGGCGTCATCATGAGCGTGAACAACTCGCTCTTCTGCGACCCGCTCTACAAGTTCGGGTCCGACGCGCAGAAGAAGGAGATCCTCACGCCGGTCGCGTCGGGCAAGAAGCTCGGGTGCTTCGGCCTCACCGAGCCGATGAGCGGCTCCGACGCGCAGACGATGGTGACCACCGCCGAGAAGACGAGCGACGGCTGGGTCCTCAACGGCGCGAAGAACTGGATCACCAACGGTCCCCACGCCGACTTCATCCTCGTGTTCGCGGTCACCGATCGGCAGGACACGCCGAAGGGACCGCGCGTGAAGCACACCGCGTTCGTGATCCCGAAGGGCACGCCCGGCTACACGCAGGCGCCGCCCGATCACAAGCTCGGCATCCACGGCGCGCACTCCTGCACCGTGTTCTTCGAGAGCTGCAAGGTGCCGGACACCGCCGTCGTCGGCCCCGTCGGCGAGGGCTTCAAGGTCGCGATGGCGACGCTCGACGGCGGGCGCATCGGCATCGCCTCGCAGGCGCTCGGCATCGCGAAGGCGGCGCTCGAGACGAGCGTGCGCTACTCGAAGGAGCGCAAGAGCTTCGGCGTCACGATCTCGAACCACCAGGCGATCCAGTTCATGCTCGCCGACATGGCGACGGAGCTCGACGCCGCGCGCCTCCTCACCTGGCGCGCCGCGACGATGAAGGACGCCGGCACGCGCCACACGATGCAGAGCTCCGAGGCGAAGCTCTACGCGAGCGAGCTCGCGACGCGGGTGGCGCACAAGGCGATCCAGATCCACGGCGGCTACGGCTACTCGACCGAGTTCCCGGTCGAGCGGCACTACCGCGACGCTCGCATCACCGAGATCTACGAAGGAACGAGCGAGATCCAGCGCATCGTCATCGCGGCGAGCCTGCTCAAAGCCTGA
- a CDS encoding acyl-CoA dehydrogenase family protein: protein MNLEPNETHRAVQQAARDYASRVIMPEAGAIDREERFPSAILKGLADLGLMAVNVPAALGGAEAGAVAYALAMQEVARACASTAVTMAVTNMVGEVIATFGTDAQKKAYNPKLASGEYAAGAFALSEPEAGSDPGSMRTTATKDGDDWVLDGQKQWITSGAHAGVMVVWARTGDRDKLPGTRGISCFLVEGGTPGLKVGKAEDKMGLRGSNTVSLTFENCRVPASALLGELNGGFKIAMMALDGGRIGISCQAIGIARAAIEESVRYAKDRRQFDKPIADFQAIQWKLADMQTELDAAHLLAMRAAWLKEQRRVFSREASMAKVFATESANRIANAAVQIHGGYGYTREFAAERHLRDVRVTTIYEGTSEVQRIVIGRGLIS, encoded by the coding sequence ATGAACCTCGAGCCGAACGAGACCCACAGGGCGGTGCAGCAGGCGGCGCGCGACTACGCGAGCCGCGTGATCATGCCGGAGGCCGGCGCGATCGATCGCGAGGAGCGCTTCCCCTCCGCGATCCTGAAGGGGCTCGCCGATCTCGGGCTCATGGCGGTCAACGTCCCCGCCGCGCTCGGCGGCGCGGAGGCGGGCGCGGTCGCCTACGCGCTCGCGATGCAGGAGGTCGCGCGGGCGTGCGCGTCGACCGCGGTGACGATGGCGGTCACGAACATGGTCGGCGAGGTCATCGCCACGTTCGGGACCGACGCGCAGAAGAAGGCGTACAACCCAAAGCTCGCGAGCGGCGAATACGCGGCGGGCGCGTTCGCGCTGTCGGAGCCGGAGGCGGGGAGCGATCCTGGCTCGATGCGCACCACCGCGACGAAGGACGGCGACGACTGGGTCCTCGACGGCCAGAAGCAATGGATCACGAGCGGCGCGCACGCCGGCGTGATGGTGGTGTGGGCGCGCACGGGCGATCGCGACAAGCTCCCGGGCACGCGCGGCATCTCGTGTTTCCTCGTCGAGGGCGGCACCCCCGGCCTCAAGGTCGGCAAGGCGGAGGACAAGATGGGCCTCCGCGGCTCCAACACCGTGAGCCTCACGTTCGAGAATTGCCGCGTGCCCGCGTCGGCGCTCCTCGGCGAGCTCAACGGCGGCTTCAAGATCGCGATGATGGCGCTCGACGGCGGCCGGATCGGCATCTCGTGCCAGGCGATCGGCATCGCGCGCGCGGCGATCGAGGAGAGCGTTCGCTACGCGAAGGACCGCCGGCAGTTCGACAAGCCCATCGCCGACTTCCAGGCGATCCAGTGGAAGCTCGCCGACATGCAGACGGAGCTCGACGCCGCGCACCTCCTCGCGATGCGCGCGGCGTGGCTCAAGGAGCAGCGCCGCGTCTTCTCGCGTGAGGCGTCGATGGCGAAGGTCTTCGCGACGGAGTCCGCGAACCGCATCGCGAACGCGGCGGTGCAGATCCACGGCGGCTACGGCTACACACGCGAGTTCGCCGCCGAGCGCCACCTCCGCGACGTCCGCGTCACGACGATCTACGAAGGCACGAGCGAAGTGCAGCGCATCGTCATCGGCCGAGGCCTGATCTCGTAG
- a CDS encoding PD40 domain-containing protein, translating into MDASTSPEGAPPKRSTCDTTKPFEEPVPIGGAIDSTSSNDSAPSLTDDELRMVFGRVTPGGSSLDGTILETTRGSIDEDFGPPRELTEVNDADRKSFGPTMTGDGLVLFWNLQKNQGTGILSSVILTARRASLEGKFSAPEPYRSDAAGITHAFGAHVSHDGSELFFSAYDSSTKLQRLVRSERGNLGLYGPPMRMSELDADANDTSAALSADGLLLLFASDRGEIGQNEIWSARRATRKAPFEDIEKVTVLSSTEADRAGWLSVDGCRFYMTRTNPSTNRGTIYIATRPP; encoded by the coding sequence GTGGACGCCTCGACTTCCCCCGAGGGCGCTCCGCCGAAGCGCTCGACGTGCGACACGACGAAGCCGTTCGAGGAGCCCGTCCCGATCGGAGGCGCGATCGACAGCACGAGCTCCAACGACAGCGCGCCGTCCTTGACGGACGACGAGCTGCGCATGGTCTTCGGCCGCGTGACTCCTGGCGGGAGCTCGCTCGACGGCACCATCCTCGAGACGACGCGTGGGTCGATCGACGAGGACTTCGGGCCGCCCAGGGAGCTCACGGAGGTCAACGACGCCGACCGCAAGAGCTTCGGTCCGACGATGACCGGTGACGGCCTCGTCCTCTTCTGGAACCTCCAGAAGAACCAGGGGACGGGGATCCTCTCGTCGGTCATCCTCACGGCGCGTCGAGCGTCGCTCGAGGGGAAGTTCAGCGCTCCGGAGCCGTATCGCTCCGACGCCGCGGGCATCACGCATGCGTTCGGGGCGCACGTGAGTCACGACGGCAGCGAGCTGTTCTTCTCCGCGTACGACTCGTCGACCAAGCTTCAACGCCTCGTGCGCTCCGAGCGCGGGAACCTCGGCCTGTACGGTCCGCCGATGAGGATGAGCGAGCTCGACGCGGACGCCAACGACACGTCCGCCGCGCTCTCGGCAGACGGGCTCCTCCTCCTCTTCGCGTCCGACCGCGGTGAGATAGGGCAGAACGAGATCTGGTCGGCGCGGCGCGCCACGCGGAAGGCGCCGTTCGAGGACATCGAGAAGGTGACGGTCCTCAGCTCGACGGAGGCGGATCGCGCAGGATGGCTCTCCGTCGATGGCTGTCGCTTCTACATGACGCGCACCAACCCGTCGACGAACCGAGGCACCATCTACATCGCGACGCGCCCGCCGTAG
- a CDS encoding PD40 domain-containing protein, producing MARRWAALLLSSTLSCNALVGFGELERDVAIQVPDAGAVGVEAGSDARVEEASCDPGTDFGPPVLVPGSLHAAGTTEAAPTLTDDELELFFERRAGAEGAIFSARRDSIDEPFGESAEVTELGSTGRSFAPTLTGDGLALFWSEQTVEGQTITAGAIMATRRLARDKRFGPPEPYRTPAETSIRVLPHVTGDGAELYFSVLEAPNVSRIHRSLRDDRSTYQAPARVAELAAGSASEGGVAMSRDGLTMFFASDRAGTLGGADVFMATRPSRAEAFTNIAHVPALSSPRSDRPGWLSRDGCRLYLGSDRASDGSLYVATRPR from the coding sequence ATGGCGCGCCGATGGGCGGCGCTCTTGCTGTCGTCGACGCTCTCGTGCAACGCGCTCGTCGGCTTCGGCGAGCTCGAGCGCGACGTCGCGATTCAAGTGCCGGACGCCGGTGCCGTCGGCGTCGAGGCGGGCTCGGACGCGCGCGTCGAAGAGGCGTCATGCGATCCGGGAACGGACTTCGGGCCGCCCGTGCTGGTGCCCGGCTCGCTCCACGCGGCGGGGACGACCGAGGCGGCGCCGACGCTCACCGATGACGAGCTCGAGCTTTTCTTCGAGCGCAGGGCCGGCGCGGAGGGAGCGATCTTCTCCGCGCGTCGTGACTCCATCGACGAGCCGTTCGGCGAGTCGGCGGAGGTGACGGAGCTCGGCTCGACCGGTCGCAGCTTCGCTCCCACGCTGACCGGCGATGGTCTAGCACTCTTCTGGAGCGAGCAGACCGTCGAAGGGCAGACGATCACGGCAGGGGCGATCATGGCGACGCGGCGCCTCGCGCGCGACAAGCGCTTCGGGCCCCCCGAACCCTATCGAACGCCGGCGGAGACCTCGATCCGCGTCCTGCCGCACGTCACCGGCGACGGCGCGGAGCTCTATTTCTCGGTCCTCGAGGCTCCGAACGTCAGCCGCATCCACCGATCGCTGCGCGACGATCGCTCTACGTACCAGGCGCCCGCGAGGGTGGCGGAGCTGGCCGCGGGGAGCGCGAGCGAAGGTGGCGTCGCGATGAGCCGCGACGGGCTCACGATGTTCTTCGCCTCCGATCGGGCGGGCACGCTCGGCGGAGCGGACGTGTTCATGGCGACGCGGCCGTCGCGCGCGGAGGCGTTCACGAACATCGCTCACGTGCCCGCGCTGAGCTCGCCGAGGTCGGACCGCCCGGGCTGGCTCTCGCGGGACGGCTGCCGCCTCTACCTCGGGAGCGATCGAGCGAGCGACGGCAGCCTCTACGTCGCGACGCGGCCGCGCTGA
- a CDS encoding PD40 domain-containing protein, whose translation MRINSGWGSGLVAMMAGATAMACSVTYGEAPAADVAPQEEAPAAPPPEPDAKPVPDTEVGAGELAPVSTCDAAKPFGSPHRLGGLDGSARFSSDELRAYTSNGLTFGVARRRSVADAFAALEPFGFPVQLHATDAPTASGDERTLVFTDYSSHRLLLATRDDAGEAFLPALVLDGGINAPAWGQIDPYLVADGSALYFHRYPLTSETFEGDIFVAARKQDGFADAVPVEGINTFAEELSPVVTPDGLTIFWASDRTDLYGKGMLDIYVATRTSKDAAFTNVRNVAELNADGDERPTWISPDACRLYFLKDDAVLVASR comes from the coding sequence GTGCGTATCAACTCAGGATGGGGCTCGGGGCTCGTGGCGATGATGGCAGGCGCGACGGCGATGGCGTGCAGCGTCACGTACGGTGAGGCACCTGCGGCGGACGTTGCGCCTCAAGAGGAGGCTCCGGCGGCGCCGCCGCCGGAGCCCGATGCGAAGCCGGTGCCCGATACGGAGGTCGGCGCCGGAGAGCTCGCGCCCGTATCTACGTGCGATGCAGCGAAGCCGTTCGGCTCGCCGCACCGGCTCGGCGGGCTCGACGGCTCGGCGCGCTTCTCGTCGGACGAGCTCCGTGCGTACACGAGCAACGGGCTCACGTTCGGCGTCGCGCGACGACGTTCCGTCGCCGACGCGTTCGCCGCGCTGGAGCCCTTCGGCTTTCCTGTCCAGCTCCACGCGACCGACGCGCCGACGGCCTCGGGTGACGAGCGGACGCTCGTGTTCACGGACTACTCGAGCCACCGCCTCCTCCTCGCGACGCGCGACGACGCTGGAGAAGCCTTTCTCCCGGCCTTGGTCCTCGACGGAGGGATCAACGCGCCCGCGTGGGGCCAGATCGATCCGTACCTCGTCGCGGACGGGAGCGCGCTCTACTTCCATCGCTATCCGCTCACGAGCGAGACGTTCGAGGGCGACATCTTCGTCGCCGCGCGGAAGCAGGATGGGTTTGCCGACGCCGTCCCTGTCGAAGGAATCAACACGTTCGCGGAGGAGCTCTCGCCGGTCGTGACCCCCGACGGTCTCACGATCTTCTGGGCCTCCGATCGGACGGACCTCTACGGAAAGGGAATGCTCGACATCTACGTCGCTACGCGCACGTCGAAGGACGCGGCTTTCACGAACGTGCGAAACGTCGCGGAGCTCAACGCGGACGGCGACGAGCGACCGACGTGGATATCGCCTGACGCGTGCCGCCTCTACTTCTTGAAGGACGACGCCGTCCTCGTCGCCTCGCGCTGA
- a CDS encoding MBL fold metallo-hydrolase encodes MTWRRRLRAFFKWATIAFLVLVVIALVDGWRAFGHRATGERRARMERSAAWKDGHFENPQPLVNDAWGSIASVRDTSPHSVPDPPLHFEPIDPARFAAPPPSGLRVTWLGHSSTLIEIDGKRILTDPVWSDRIGPLDGVGPTRWYPPLVAIGELPPIDAVVVSHDHYDHLDRPTVMALADKAARFIVPLGVGAHLEYWDIPRAKLVELDWWEHADAGGLDVVCTPARHASGRFLTDKDATLWASYALVGSAHRVWYSGDTGLFPAMAEIGEKWGPFDLTMIEVGQYHQAWPDWHIGPEQAVRAHVMVRGKALLPIHWGLLRLAYHGWTEPIERARAESIRREVRAVFPRPGESVEPDAPKSTEAWWPSIPWNTGAADPIVSTQVPPEAEATRPSP; translated from the coding sequence ATGACGTGGCGCCGGCGGCTTCGTGCCTTCTTCAAGTGGGCAACGATCGCGTTCCTCGTCCTCGTCGTGATCGCGCTCGTCGACGGGTGGCGCGCGTTCGGGCATCGCGCGACGGGGGAGCGGCGCGCGCGGATGGAGCGATCGGCGGCGTGGAAGGACGGGCACTTCGAGAACCCGCAGCCGCTCGTGAACGACGCGTGGGGATCGATCGCGAGCGTCCGCGATACGAGCCCGCACTCGGTCCCCGATCCGCCGCTCCACTTCGAGCCGATCGATCCCGCCCGCTTCGCCGCTCCACCCCCGAGCGGCCTCCGCGTCACGTGGCTCGGGCACTCCTCGACGCTGATCGAGATCGACGGTAAGCGCATCCTCACCGATCCGGTGTGGAGCGATCGGATCGGCCCGCTCGACGGCGTCGGGCCGACGCGCTGGTATCCCCCGCTCGTCGCGATCGGTGAGCTCCCGCCGATCGACGCCGTCGTCGTCTCGCACGATCACTACGACCACCTCGATCGCCCTACCGTGATGGCGCTCGCGGACAAGGCGGCGCGCTTCATCGTCCCGCTCGGGGTGGGGGCGCACCTCGAGTACTGGGACATCCCGCGCGCGAAGCTCGTCGAGCTCGATTGGTGGGAGCACGCCGACGCCGGCGGCCTCGACGTCGTCTGCACCCCCGCGCGCCACGCGTCGGGCCGCTTCCTCACCGACAAGGACGCGACGCTCTGGGCGAGCTACGCGCTCGTCGGCAGCGCGCATCGCGTCTGGTACTCCGGCGACACCGGCCTCTTCCCCGCGATGGCGGAGATCGGCGAGAAGTGGGGCCCCTTCGATCTCACGATGATCGAGGTCGGCCAGTACCACCAGGCCTGGCCCGACTGGCACATCGGGCCCGAGCAGGCGGTGCGCGCCCACGTGATGGTGCGCGGCAAGGCGCTCCTTCCGATCCACTGGGGCCTCCTCCGCCTCGCGTACCACGGCTGGACCGAGCCGATCGAACGCGCGCGCGCCGAGTCGATCCGACGCGAGGTGCGCGCCGTCTTCCCGCGCCCGGGCGAGAGCGTCGAGCCTGATGCGCCTAAATCGACTGAGGCATGGTGGCCGAGTATTCCGTGGAATACTGGTGCGGCCGATCCGATCGTCTCGACGCAGGTCCCGCCCGAGGCCGAGGCTACTCGACCTTCACCGTGA
- the carB gene encoding carbamoyl-phosphate synthase large subunit, translating into MPKRTDLRRILVLGAGPIVIGQGCEFDYSGTQGVRALKAEGYEVLLVNSNPATIMTDPELADRTYVEPLDVRAVRAIVEKERPDAILPTLGGQTALNLALALDDEGTLSRLGVELLGARGASIRKAEDRALFKEAMTRIGLACPRAAVARSVDDARKIADELGYPLILRPSFTLGGSGGGIVKDATELEAKISYALRESPSHDVLVEESLLGWKEFELEVIRDKADNFIVVCTIENLDPLGVHTGDSITVAPAMTLTDKEYQRLRDAARAVMSEIGVETGGANVQFAVRPSDGEVRVIEMNPRVSRSSALASKATGYPIAKIATKLAIGYSLDELRNDLTGTSAAFEPTLDYVVVKWPRFAFEKFPDADAMLGTQMKSVGETMAIGRTFAEAVQKAARGLETGLAAITARDTELAPALELSARPSDRRLLHVFDALRLGATDAQIVEATSFDPWFIAQFRRILAGERDAKENGLGDATNIARLKRLGISDARLAELTGTTEPEVRRAREAAGVRPTFACVDTCAAEMPGTTPYLYATWESESDEAARPSAGKKRVIVLGAGPNRIGQGIEFDYCCVHGIAAARELGFEAIMINSNPETVSTDYDIADRLYFEPITLESVLAICEATKPDGVLVQLGGQTPLKLSKALAENGVTLLGTPADAIDRAEDRGRFDELLGKLGIQRPASATAKTRADVHAAATRLGWPVLVRPSYVLGGRAMKIVRSREELDEHYDKMLAPALAGASDGDAVILVDRFLDDAIEVDVDCVADGKRVVIGAVMEHLERAGVHSGDSATILPPFSLGADVVFEIERIVRAIALELGVVGLMNTQLAVKDKDVYVLEVNPRASRTVPFVSKATGVPLARIATKVMLGKTLDELGAFDAPLTRHSAAKECVFPFKKLRADTILGPEMRSTGEVMGLGDTAARAYSRALRAIGIHLKAPRAQEGNEPGKAYLSVSNVNTDRRAVVEIARRLRAVGYALTTDEATSAALAPSRIPSTTVSFADGEAMLRRGAFTFALVTAEGDAEIATTRPLRTAALAGGVPCFTTTALARAGCAALEEDDGTERVSSLQEWYALE; encoded by the coding sequence ATGCCTAAGCGCACCGACCTCCGGCGCATCCTCGTCCTCGGCGCTGGTCCCATCGTCATCGGACAAGGCTGCGAGTTCGACTACTCCGGCACGCAGGGCGTGCGCGCGCTGAAGGCGGAGGGCTACGAGGTCCTCCTCGTCAACTCGAACCCCGCCACGATCATGACCGATCCCGAGCTCGCGGATCGGACCTACGTCGAGCCGCTCGACGTGCGCGCGGTGCGGGCGATCGTGGAGAAGGAGCGGCCCGACGCGATCCTCCCCACGCTCGGAGGCCAGACCGCGCTGAACCTCGCGCTCGCGCTCGACGACGAGGGCACGCTCTCGCGGCTCGGGGTAGAGCTCCTCGGCGCGCGCGGCGCGTCGATCCGCAAGGCCGAGGACCGCGCGCTCTTCAAGGAGGCGATGACCCGGATCGGCCTCGCCTGCCCGAGGGCCGCCGTCGCGCGCTCGGTCGACGACGCGCGGAAGATCGCGGACGAGCTCGGCTACCCGCTCATCCTGCGCCCGTCGTTCACGCTCGGCGGCAGCGGCGGCGGCATCGTGAAGGACGCGACCGAGCTCGAGGCGAAGATCTCCTACGCCCTCCGCGAGTCGCCGTCGCACGACGTCCTCGTCGAGGAGTCGCTCCTCGGCTGGAAGGAGTTCGAGCTCGAGGTCATCCGCGACAAGGCCGACAACTTCATCGTCGTCTGCACGATCGAGAACCTCGACCCGCTCGGGGTCCACACCGGCGACTCGATCACGGTCGCGCCCGCGATGACGCTCACGGACAAGGAGTACCAGCGCCTCCGCGACGCGGCGCGCGCGGTCATGAGCGAGATCGGGGTCGAGACCGGCGGCGCGAACGTGCAGTTCGCGGTGCGTCCGTCGGACGGCGAGGTCCGCGTCATCGAGATGAACCCGCGCGTCTCGCGCTCCTCCGCCCTCGCCTCGAAGGCGACCGGCTACCCGATCGCGAAGATCGCGACCAAGCTCGCGATCGGCTACTCCCTCGACGAGCTCCGGAACGACCTCACCGGCACGAGCGCCGCCTTCGAGCCGACCCTCGACTACGTCGTCGTGAAGTGGCCGCGCTTCGCGTTCGAGAAGTTCCCGGACGCCGACGCGATGCTCGGGACGCAGATGAAGAGCGTCGGCGAGACGATGGCGATCGGCCGCACGTTCGCGGAGGCGGTGCAGAAGGCGGCGCGCGGCCTCGAGACGGGCCTCGCCGCGATCACGGCGCGCGACACCGAGCTCGCGCCGGCGCTCGAGCTCTCGGCGCGACCGAGCGATCGCCGCCTCCTTCACGTCTTCGACGCGCTGCGCCTCGGCGCGACCGACGCGCAGATCGTGGAGGCGACGTCGTTCGATCCGTGGTTCATCGCGCAGTTCCGGCGCATCCTCGCGGGCGAACGAGACGCGAAGGAGAACGGGCTCGGCGACGCGACGAACATCGCGCGCCTGAAGCGCCTCGGCATCTCCGACGCGCGGCTCGCGGAGCTGACGGGCACGACCGAGCCCGAGGTCCGGCGCGCGCGCGAGGCGGCGGGGGTTCGCCCCACCTTCGCGTGCGTCGACACGTGCGCGGCCGAGATGCCGGGGACGACGCCGTACCTCTACGCGACGTGGGAGTCGGAGAGCGACGAGGCCGCGCGGCCGAGCGCGGGCAAGAAGCGCGTCATCGTCCTCGGGGCGGGGCCGAACCGGATCGGTCAGGGCATCGAGTTCGACTACTGCTGCGTGCACGGCATCGCGGCGGCGCGCGAGCTCGGGTTCGAGGCGATCATGATCAACTCGAACCCCGAGACCGTGTCGACCGACTACGACATCGCCGACCGGCTCTACTTCGAGCCGATCACGCTCGAGAGCGTCCTCGCGATCTGCGAGGCGACGAAGCCCGACGGCGTCCTCGTGCAGCTCGGCGGACAGACGCCGCTCAAGCTCTCGAAGGCGCTCGCCGAGAACGGGGTCACGCTCCTCGGCACGCCGGCGGACGCGATCGATCGCGCGGAGGATCGCGGCCGCTTCGACGAGCTCCTCGGCAAGCTCGGGATCCAGCGCCCCGCCTCCGCGACGGCGAAGACGCGCGCGGACGTGCACGCCGCCGCGACGCGCCTGGGCTGGCCGGTGCTCGTGCGCCCCTCCTACGTGCTCGGCGGCCGCGCGATGAAGATCGTGCGGAGCAGAGAAGAGCTCGACGAGCACTACGACAAGATGCTCGCGCCGGCCCTCGCGGGGGCGAGCGACGGCGACGCGGTCATCCTCGTCGATCGGTTCCTCGACGACGCGATCGAGGTCGACGTCGACTGCGTCGCGGACGGTAAGCGCGTCGTCATCGGCGCGGTGATGGAGCACCTCGAGCGCGCGGGCGTGCACTCCGGCGACTCGGCGACGATCCTGCCGCCGTTTTCGCTCGGCGCCGACGTGGTCTTCGAGATCGAGCGCATCGTGCGCGCGATCGCGCTCGAGCTCGGCGTCGTCGGCCTGATGAACACACAGCTCGCGGTGAAGGACAAGGACGTCTACGTCCTCGAGGTGAACCCGCGCGCGTCGCGGACGGTGCCCTTCGTCTCGAAGGCGACCGGCGTCCCGCTCGCGCGGATCGCGACGAAGGTGATGCTCGGCAAGACGCTCGACGAGCTCGGCGCCTTTGACGCGCCGCTCACGCGCCACTCCGCGGCGAAGGAGTGCGTCTTCCCGTTCAAGAAGCTCCGCGCCGACACGATCCTCGGCCCCGAGATGCGCTCGACCGGCGAGGTGATGGGCCTCGGCGACACCGCCGCCCGCGCTTACAGCCGCGCGCTCCGCGCGATCGGGATCCACCTCAAGGCGCCGCGCGCGCAGGAGGGCAACGAGCCGGGGAAGGCGTACCTCTCCGTCTCGAACGTCAACACCGACCGTCGCGCGGTGGTGGAGATCGCGCGCCGCCTCCGCGCGGTGGGCTACGCGCTGACGACCGACGAGGCGACGAGCGCCGCGCTCGCGCCCTCGCGCATCCCGTCCACGACCGTGTCGTTCGCCGACGGCGAGGCGATGCTCCGCCGCGGCGCCTTCACGTTCGCGCTCGTCACCGCCGAGGGCGACGCGGAGATCGCGACGACGCGCCCCCTCCGCACCGCCGCCCTCGCCGGCGGCGTCCCCTGCTTCACGACGACCGCCCTCGCCCGCGCCGGCTGCGCCGCCCTCGAAGAGGACGACGGCACCGAACGCGTGAGCTCGCTGCAAGAGTGGTACGCGCTCGAGTAG